One Babylonia areolata isolate BAREFJ2019XMU chromosome 27, ASM4173473v1, whole genome shotgun sequence DNA window includes the following coding sequences:
- the LOC143300977 gene encoding uncharacterized protein LOC143300977 produces MKTLILLFLTVAVVLVAQTDAGWVRAWRFRRWIPVYRHTVGKRSADDVDAPLSQDDDDAMQANEAMDLLNKLSLRCPGFGTDTKVGLNKALVTDAFDAVDKNKNNQLCEKELDELQDVLDAFEDCEQTNAHKTG; encoded by the exons ATGAAGACCCTGATTCTCCTGTTCCTGACGGTAGCCGTCGTGCTGGTGGCACAGACCGACGCTGGATGGGTTAGGGCGTGGCGCTTCAGG AGGTGGATACCTGTCTACAGACACACGGTGGGCAAACGGAGCGCCGATGACGTGGACGCTCCATTGAGCCAGGACGACGACGACGCGATGCAGGCCAACGAAGCCATGGACCTGCTCAACAAACTGAGTCTGAGGTGTCCTGGATTCGGTACCGACACCAAAGTGGGGCTGAACAAGGCGCTCGTGACTGACGCCTTCGACGCCGTGGACA AGAATAAAAACAACCAGTTGTGTGAGAAGGAACTGGACGAGCTTCAAGATGTTCTGG ATGCGTTTGAAGATTGCGAGCAGACGAATGCCCACAAGACAGGCTAG